One genomic segment of Clavelina lepadiformis chromosome 3, kaClaLepa1.1, whole genome shotgun sequence includes these proteins:
- the LOC143449393 gene encoding neuronal acetylcholine receptor subunit beta-4-like: MERIIAKILSFYLLIYVNGGLTQRQEEVLLQYLTNGSRYDKALRPVQNFNERVNVYFDLIISQLIEINEREQHMTTKVWLPQKWHDTRLTWDPRKYGGIRKIQIPSDTIWKPDIVLYNNADGTFEVSLESNAVVYNNGSVAWMPPAIYKSACKIEVKHFPFDTQNCSMEFRSWTYDRIKVELHLLKPKATLDDFSPNGEWDILGTPATKQVNEKDEAYQHLLYSLIIRRKPLFYTVNLIIPCILITSLAILVFYLPSDCGEKMTLCISVLLALTFFLLLISKIVPQTSLDVPLLGKYLMFTMVLVTFSIVASVCVLNIHHRHPSTHNMPDWIKHVFLEVLPAYLAMERPDFKESYGCFGDLSEEHDYQIKISDISGSSAPGLKSEEPINSPEIAAVVESMEMIADYMKYEEKKRNVREDWKYVAMVTDRLFLYVFVISCVLGTVGIFIQPYL, encoded by the exons ATGGAACGTATTATCGCGAAGATCTTATCATTTTACCTTCTCATCTACGTCAATG GCGGTTTAACTCAGCGACAGGAGGAAGTTTTACTTCAGTATCTGACAAACGGCTCCCGCTATGACAAGGCACTGCGACCGGTTCAAAACTTCAACGAAAGGGTCAACGTCTATTTCGACCTGATCATTTCTCAGCTTATAGAAATT AATGAACGTGAACAGCATATGACCACGAAAGTCTGGCTTCCCCAAAAATGGCACGATACCCGACTCACGTGGGACCCACGGAAATACGGAGGCATTAGGAAGATTCAAATTCCGTCGGACACGATATGGAAGCCAGACATAGTCCTTTATAATAA TGCTGACGGAACTTTCGAAGTGTCACTGGAGTCGAACGCTGTTGTCTACAACAACGGTTCGGTCGCGTGGATGCCTCCTGCCATCTATAAAAGCGCTTGCAAGATTGAAGTAAAACATTTCCCGTTTGACACACAAAATTGTTCGATGGAATTTAGGTCCTGGACATATGACAG GATAAAAGTGGAGTTGCATCTTCTCAAACCAAAAGCAACCCTGGACGACTTTTCCCCGAACGGAGAATGGGATATATTGGGCACTCCGGCGACCAAACAAGTTAACGAAAAAGACGAAGCTTATCAACATCTTCTTTACAG TCTCATCATCCGTCGCAAACCGCTCTTCTACACAGTGAATCTTATTATCCCTTGTATCCTCATCACTTCTCTGGCCATCCTCGTCTTCTATCTTCCTTCGGACTGCGGCGAGAAGATGACTCTTTGCATCTCAGTCCTCCTTGCCTTGACCTTTTTCCTCCTCTTGATTTCAAAGATCGTTCCTCAAACCTCCCTTGACGTGCCTCTGCTAG GAAAGTACCTCATGTTTACAATGGTCTTGGTCACCTTCTCAATTGTGGCCAGTGTCTGTGTCCTTAATATCCACCATCGACATCCCAGTACCCACAACATGCCCGATTGGATAAAACACGTCTTCCTTGAAGTCCTCCCCGCTTATCTTGCGATGGAGAGGCCGGACTTCAAGGAGTCGTACGGATGCTTCGGGGATCTAAGCGAAGAGCACG ATTATCAAATCAAGATATCCGACATCTCGGGTAGCAGTGCTCCTGGCTTGAAGAGTGAAGAACCGATTAATTCTCCGGAGATTGCCGCTGTCGTTGAGTCGATGGAGATGATCGCAGATTATATGAAGTacgaagaaaaaaaaagaaac GTTCGTGAAGATTGGAAGTACGTTGCTATGGTGACGGACAGGCTCTTCCTTTATGTCTTCGTGATCTCCTGCGTGCTGGGGACTGTGGGAATTTTTATCCAGCCTTACCTTTGA